The Stigmatella aurantiaca DW4/3-1 genome contains the following window.
CTGTCCGACGTGGATGTGGAAGCGCTGAAGGCGGGCAAGGACTGGGCCCTGCTGGCGGCACGGTTTCCGGCCGTGGCCGTGCAGGCACTGGCCTCGGGCGAAGGCGCGCAGGTCTTGCGCCTGGAAGTGGAGGAGTGGCGCGCCCCAGGGTTCGATCCCTCCTCATGGGATCCCCGCATCTTCACCGCGGCGGAGACGGAACGGCTGGCCCTGCACCTGGTGGGAGCGGAGGACGAGGGGCTCGCGCGCAGCGCGCTGGAGATCCTCACCCGCTACCAGGGGCTCGTCGGCCAGCGCAACGCGGACTCCTCCGGTTCCCTGTTCGACCACTTCCTGGACCGGCATCGCGGCCAGTACGCGCTGGGCGAGGCCTCCGTGCGCGCGCGCTACCAGCATGCGCTGGATACCTGGCAATGGGTGCTGTGGCTGGAGCCCCAGGCGGACCTGGCCACCCAGCTCGCGGCGCTCTGCCACGATCTGGACGAGTCGGCGGGACCGGAGCCGCACGGCCACGCACTGGAGAGGACCCAGGCGCTGCTGGCGGAGACCAGGGTGGACACGGCCACGCGCGAACGCGTCCAGGGGCTGCTGAGCCACCGGGGGCTCTCCACCGGACCGGGCGGGCAGCCGCTCCTGGAGCAGGCGGACGCCCTCTCGTTCCTGTCGCTCAACTCCGACGGCTTCCGGCAGCACTTCAGCCCCGAGCACCGGTGCTGGCGGGGAGGACTGGCCTGGCTGCGCGGCACCGCGCTCCTTGCCCCCTTCGCCTCATGAAGGAGCACCGGGTCGGCACCTGGACGGAGCTCCAGGAGGAACTGTTCGCCGAGGCGTGGAACGAGTCCATTGGGCGCTTCCGCTCCAGCTTCGTCTTCCGAGGCGTCCCGGAC
Protein-coding sequences here:
- a CDS encoding HD domain-containing protein; translated protein: MLRQVLLSDVDVEALKAGKDWALLAARFPAVAVQALASGEGAQVLRLEVEEWRAPGFDPSSWDPRIFTAAETERLALHLVGAEDEGLARSALEILTRYQGLVGQRNADSSGSLFDHFLDRHRGQYALGEASVRARYQHALDTWQWVLWLEPQADLATQLAALCHDLDESAGPEPHGHALERTQALLAETRVDTATRERVQGLLSHRGLSTGPGGQPLLEQADALSFLSLNSDGFRQHFSPEHRCWRGGLAWLRGTALLAPFAS